One Rosa chinensis cultivar Old Blush chromosome 5, RchiOBHm-V2, whole genome shotgun sequence genomic region harbors:
- the LOC112203966 gene encoding dihydroorotate dehydrogenase (quinone), mitochondrial: MEEVINVSSLNTPGLRMLQGRKQLKVLVKKVQAARDEMQWGEEGPPPLLVKIAPDLSKEDLEDIAAVALALRLDGLNLNKTGICLCRMMMVARNFLMWQGCFISSEVAALALSLHGLVNTIGGMKDLKLDRNIKTHGPSSLMS, from the exons ATGGAAGAG GTGATTAATGTTTCATCACTCAACACCCCCGGGCTACGTATGCTTCAAGGAAGAAAGCAGTTAAAGGTCCTTGTGAAGAAG GTACAAGCTGCTCGTGATGAAATGCAATGGGGTGAAGAAGGCCCTCCTCCATTGCTCGTGAAAATTGCTCCAGATTTGTCTAAAGAAGATCTCGAAGATATTGCTgca GTGGCCCTTGCCCTTCGCTTGGACGGATTG AATCTAAATAAGACTGGGATTTGTTTGTGTAGGATGATGATGGTTGCTAGAAATTTCTTGAT GTGGCAGGGTTGCTTCATTTCTTCTGAGGTTGCTGCATTGGCTTTGAG TTTGCATGGGCTTGTGAACACAATAGGG GGAATGAAAGATCTAAAGCTTGATAGAAACATAAAGACACACGGCCCTTCTTCATTAATGAG TTAA
- the LOC112166135 gene encoding COP9 signalosome complex subunit 2, with amino-acid sequence MASDADMEDYGFEYSDEEPEEQDVDIENQYYNSKGLVETDPEGALSGFEEVVRMEPEKAEWGFKALKQTVKIYYRLGRYKEMMDSYRVMLTYIKSAVTRNYSEKCINNIMDFVSGSASQNFGLLQEFYQTTLKALEEAKNERLWFKTNLKLCKIWFDMGEYGRMSKILKELHKSCQKEDGTDDQKKGSQLLEVYAIEIQMYTETKNNKKLKQLYQKALAIKSAIPHPRIMGIIRECGGKMHMAERQWAEAATDFFEAFKNYDEAGNQRRIQCLKYLVLANMLMESEVNPFDGQEAKPYKNDPEILAMTNLIAAYQRNEILEFEKILKSNRRTIMDDPFIRNYIEDLLKNVRTQVLLKLIKPYTRIRIPFISKELNVPEKDVEQLLVSLILDNRIDGHIDQVNRLLERGDRSKGMKKYAAVDKWNTQLRSLYQTIGNRVY; translated from the exons ATGGCTTCCG ATGCTGATATGGAGGATTACGGATTCGAGTACTCGGATGAGGAGCCTGAGGAACAGGACGTTGACATCGAGAATCAATATTACAACTCTAAAG gTTTGGTTGAGACTGATCCAGAAGGAGCACTTTCAGGATTTGAGGAAGTAGTTCGCATGGAGCCCGAGAAGGCCGAGTG GGGATTTAAAGCTTTGAAACAGACTGTGAAGATCTATTATCGTCTCGGGAGGTATAAAGAAATGATGGATTCGTACAGGGTGATGTTGACATACATCAAATCAGCTGTGACGCGAAACTACAGTGAGAAATGTATAAACAACATTATGGATTTTGTTTCTGGATCAGCGAGTCAAAACTTTGGTCTCTTGCAAGAGTTTTATCAGACCACTCTAAAGGCCCTTGAAGAGGCAAAGAATGAGAGGCTTTGGTTCAAGACAAATCTTAAGCTTTGCAAAATTTGGTTTGATATGGGCGAATATGGGAGAATGAGTAAG ATTCTCAAGGAACTCCATAAGTCTTGTCAAAAAGAAGATGGTACAGATGATCAAAAGAAAGGAAGTCAACTTTTGGAGGTTTATGCAATTGAGATTCAAATGTACACTGAGactaaaaataacaaaaagctcAAG CAATTATACCAAAAAGCTCTTGCGATCAAGTCTGCAATTCCTCATCCTAGGATCATGGGCATTATTCGTGAGTGTGGCGGCAAGATGCATATGGCAGAGCGTCAGTGGGCAGAGGCCGCCACAGATTTTTTTGAAGCTTTTAAGAACTATGATGAAGCTGGGAACCAGAGGCGTATTCAATGCTTGAA ATATTTAGTCCTGGCTAATATGCTGATGGAGTCCGAGGTTAATCCATTTGATGGTCAAGAAGCAAAGCC GTATAAAAATGATCCTGAGATCTTGGCAATGACAAATCTCATAGCAGCATATCAACGAAATGAGATCTTAGAGTTTGAGAAAATTCTTAAG aGTAATAGGAGGACAATTATGGATGATCCATTCATTCGAAACTATATTGAAGatttgttgaagaatgtcagaACTCAAGTTCTGCTTAAACTAATCAAGCCGTACACACGGATCCGAATTCCTTTCATATCAAAG GAACTCAATGTCCCTGAGAAAGATGTTGAGCAGCTCTTGGTTTCACTAATATTGGATAACCGAATCGATGGACATATTGATCAAGTGAACCGGCTCTTAGAGCGTGGTGACAG GTCAAAGGGAATGAAGAAGTATGCTGCCGTAGATAAATGGAACACGCAGCTGAGGTCTCTTTACCAAACAATTGGTAACCGAGTATATTGA
- the LOC112164111 gene encoding CBL-interacting serine/threonine-protein kinase 3, translating to MSQPKIKRRVGKYEVGRTIGEGTFAKVKFARNSETGEPVALKILDKEKVLKHKMAEQIKREIATMKLIKHPNVVQLYEVMGSKTKIFIVMEFVTGGELFDKIVNNGRMREDEARRYFQQLINAVDYCHSRGVYHRDLKPENLLLDAYGNLKVSDFGLSALSQQVRDDGLLHTTCGTPNYVAPEVLNDRGYDGATADLWSCGVILFVLLAGYLPFDDSNLINLYKKISAGEFTCPPWLSFGAMKLIARILDPNPMTRITIAEILEDEWFKKDYKSLMFEEKEDTNLDDVEAVFKDSEEHHVTEKKEEQPAAMNAFELISMSKGLNLGNLFDVEQGFKRETRFTSRCPANEIIHKIEEAAKPLGFDVQKKNYKLRLENMKAGRKGNLNVATEIFQVAPSLHMVEVRKAKGDTLEFHKFYKNLSTSLDDVVWKTEEDMLEMK from the exons atgagtcAACCCAAAATCAAGCGTAGAGTGGGTAAATATGAGGTGGGAAGGACAATTGGTGAGGGAACGTTTGCAAAAGTGAAGTTTGCTAGAAATTCTGAGACTGGGGAACCTGTGGCTCTTAAGATTCTTGACAAAGAGAAGGTTCTCAAACACAAGATGGCTGAACAG ATTAAACGGGAAATAGCAACAATGAAGCTGATTAAGCATCCAAATGTTGTTCAGTTGTatgag GTCATGGGGAGCAAGACAAAGATATTTATAGTTATGGAGTTTGTTACTGGGGGAGAGCTCTTTGACAAAATT GTAAACAATGGTCGGATGAGAGAGGATGAAGCACGTAGATATTTCCAACAGCTTATTAATGCAGTTGATTACTGCCATAGCAGAGGAGTATATCACAGAGACCTGAAG CCAGAAAATTTGCTATTGGATGCCTATGGGAACCTTAAAGTTTCTGATTTTGGATTGAGTGCGCTGTCTCAACAAGTCAGG GATGATGGCTTACTTCACACTACCTGTGGAACTCCAAATTACGTTGCTCCTGAG GTCCTTAATGATAGAGGCTATGATGGAGCAACTGCGGACTTGTGGTCATGTGGAGTGATACTGTTTGTATTGCTTGCAGGTTACTTGCCGTTTGATGATTCTAATCTTATAAACCTCTATAAAAAA ATCTCAGCAGGTGAATTTACATGTCCCCCTTGGCTGTCGTTTGGTGCCATGAAACTAATAGCTCGAATTCTGGATCCCAACCCTATGACG CGTATCACTATTGCTGAAATTCTGGAAGACGAATGGTTCAAGAAAGATTACAAGTCACTTATGTTTGAGGAGAAAGAAGATACAAACTTGGATGATGTAGAAGCTGTTTTTAAGGATTCAGAA GAGCACCATGTAACAGAAAAGAAGGAAGAACAACCAGCAGCTATGAATGCTTTTGAGTTAATTTCAATGTCGAAGGGGCTGAACCTTGGGAATTTGTTTGATGTAGAACAG GGTtttaagagagaaacaaggttcACCTCTAGATGCCCTGCTAACGAGATAATTCATAAAATTGAAGAAGCTGCAAAGCCCCTTGGTTTTGACGTacagaagaaaaattacaaG TTGAGGCTGGAAAACATGAAAGCTGGGAGAAAGGGAAACCTTAATGTTGCCACAGAG ATATTTCAAGTTGCACCTTCTCTTCATATGGTTGAGGTGAGAAAAGCCAAAGGGGACACATTGGAGTTCCACAAG TTCTATAAGAACCTCTCAACAAGCTTGGATGATGTTGTTTGGAAGACTGAGGAGGACATGCTAGAAATGAAATAA